The sequence TTAGTTTTTGTAGAAGTTAAACTATTCTGGTCAATGCCCTCCTTTTCGTTAATCTCAATTGGTAATTTCACAAGAATCATCCTCATATATGGTGTGTGTGAGGTACATATAGCTAGCATGCTATTCTCAGTTTGGACATTATTCACACCGTTAACCGTCTTAGTATTCAACACCTCAAAATCCCTCACATTAAAAGAATGTGTAGAGAATTGCGTATTGTTTAAAGCAATTTCATAACTCAATGCAAGCTTATCGTTGATTACAGAATACGCAACTATTCTAGTATAATCTGATCTTGCTAGAAACACCATTGGCGTGAGGAAGGAATCTTTAATTGCAATTAGTGTTGTTTTAACAGTAACAACTGGTGATGCGATTTTCAACTCTGATAGAATTCTTAACTCGTACTTTCCTTCATTATTTCTCTGTAGAATGCTTAATTTTAACATATTATCAAACCCACATGAGATAACATGCCATGAGGAAGAAGAATCCTCCCTTGGAATAATATCTAAATATGTAATAATTCGACTATGGAGTTTCCAATCGCTAGATGACAGATGCATTCTTGAATTATCATATAAGGATAATTTCCCATCTAACCCACATGAATAATAGAATTTCCCGCTTGCCAAATATCCACATATTTTAACGATACCAATTTGTTCCTTATTAGAGTCGAACTCtccaattttttcaattgcattATCACTCGTTTCAGCCACAAGCACTTTCTTTTGCGAAGTAGAGAGCAATAATTCACCAGCATTTGAAGTAAACCTAGCGAGTATCGTCAAACCATCAACAGATGAATCGATGCAGTCTAGTATAAAATCCGAGTCTTGAAAGTCCCATTTTGGTACATATGGAATTACCTTGTCACTAAACTGTGGTACAATTTCATTAAgttttaatgatttcaaagaattGGCTACATTGTATTCATTGAATTGAATTCTGTCTGaaacaatatcaaataaattctCTAAATTCGATTCATCAAAGGAGTTAATCAGATTCCTTGACAACGACATTTCTCTTGCAAAGACACCCAGTGACTCATCAAGACCCTTTgctttcaaatattttgcaATTAAAAGGTTAATATAGTCGTCAATGGTTCTATTTTCAATGGCAGCCATTATGACAAGTATATTATCCAGTGTTTACGAACGCTCAACTAATCCTAGATGTTATTAACAACAAGATACCACGCATCGTTAATCCAGTGTTATTCTACCTACCTTGTTAAACTTATATATGCTTAAGCTTATGATGAATttctcatctcatctcatctcagTACGTTTGGCCTTTTTTCACTTCCCTTTTACcctaatatttttgtagaGAGGGaaggtatatatataagtcTGAGTGACAGTTCTAACAATGTATAAACCCAGACATTTTGtaaagtttcatttttttcaaaaattacGGAATGGAGAACAGAGAAAAAAGAGACAcacaatattttgttaGGCCGTTTTGGTGATTGAAGAAAAAGGATGCGATGCGATGCGATTACTTAGAATCAGTAACAACTGCTACGCGGCAATAAATGAGATCATTGCCAGGTAAAGTGGGTGTGTTGAGCTAATAACGTACTTGGTTTCATTCACTTTGCTGGGACAGAACGGTAGTGTTTCAGCCTAGCTCACAACATTTCCTTCTAAATTTGCATGTGGTTTCGGTTCAAGACCCAGTAAATTGGCAGGTACTAGTGCCAAGTTTCAGTCTAAACTGTACGCAAGACGGTAAACTCTCGTAACTAATCTGAaaattattacttttaGTTTCTTCTGCTCACATCCATCAcctgaaaaaaaatattcactATAGAGTTAGCATAGCATGTCTGGTAAATACCTACCTTCATCAGACGAAAAATTTGGTGATAAGGAAATGTTACTTAGCATCGTCGTTTTAACTCAGTTTACATGCACACTATCATGCTTTGCCGTCTGCCTAAATCTTGTTTCCAACCAGTCAATCAATCTCTTAGTCtgtaataattcaaaatttgttCATATTAACTACCAAGAAAAATTACTATCTCtctatattaaaatgtaaatgttagtgtatatataagaacTGGATCTTATATTGATTTAGACATTAAGTTCCCTTGCATTAATACACCaagaacaattaaatataacCAAAGATGGGTAAAGGTAAGCCAAGAGGTTTGAACTCCGCCAGAAAGTTACGTATCCACAGAAGAAACAAGTATGttaaacaatttattatttaattttattgatatatttctaATGGGGTGTATCTGTTTTATTTCGATTATTCGAATAGTACATGACTGATGAGTTGAGTTGAGGGAATGTCACACGTTGtgaatatatgtatttCACAGGGAATGgaaatcatcaaaattttattttcatctttatAACAGTATATTGATGGATCGAAATTCGGAAGCAAATATTAAGTGGTAAAGGTTTTATCAGTAAGTGATTGGGAAGAGAGGTGAGAAGATTACAAGGAATCAAGTCAATGAGAGGGATTGTAATGAACACTGGAATCTATGCTTTGCTTTTAAGAGCTTTCCCATTTTTGTGAAGTTATATGTTCAGATGCGTTTAAGACAATACAGATTTAGAAGAGGCGATTATAGCAAATAAAAGCCTACGAAGATAAGATTCAAAGTGAactattttctttattgcAGGGagtttaaatatattagtGAAAGACATACCCATATATATCTTGACTAAGCAGATCCATCGGGTTGCAATGTCTGAAATAAATGGCGCACCTTAACAGTATATCATGATATCGTTTTTTTAtgtatcaaaaatttactaacattttcaatcattaataatacaaacAACTGTTATGTTATTGATGAACTATTTTATACAGCCGTTGGGCCGAAAACAACTATAAGAAGAGATTATTGGGTACTGCCTTCAAATCTTCTCCGTTTGGTGGTTCTTCTCATGCTAAAGGTATCGTTTTAGAAAAGATCGGTATTGAATCCAAACAACCAAACTCTGCTATCAGAAAGTGTGTCAGAGTTCAATTAATCAAGAACGGTAAGAAGGTTACTGCTTTCGTTCCTAACGATGGTTGTTTAAACTTCgttgatgaaaatgacGAAGTCTTATTAGCTGGTTTCGGTAGAAAAGGTAAGGCTAAGGGTGATATTCCAGGTGTTAGATTCAAGGTCGTTAAGGTCTCTGGTGTCTCTTTATTAGCTTTATGGAAGgaaaagaaggaaaagCCAAGATCATAATCATGTCGAATTAAGATTTTCCATTTTAATTTCACGTTTTTAGTTTTAACAAGATAAATTGGTAAACTTATATAGTTATACTCTGTCTTCTAATaacaaatacaaattttCATAAATATCAAATCAAGCTAATTGTGTTCTTTagtttatattatttcaaacATAATTACAATTGTTAATCTTAACATGTTTAATTATCGTTAACTTAAAATTGCTCGACTTTAATCAATTGTTATGCTCTGAAAATCTCTTATAACGTCTtcttaaattataattcattaaaacgaatacaaatatttatatatatatagacaGTTTAATTGGTATTTTTATAAGTAAAAACAGACCAGTTTTAAAGTTTGAAAGGAAATCTATATGTTACATTTGTTGATCTAGTCCTGAAAATTGATGCTAACCAAAAtactttaatattttattgaattggcttattttgatttcttaGATTTATTTAATCTGGAAATCAATCTTTTGTATGTTTCGctattatttaatgaagaaCCGACACCATTTGATCTTAAATTACTAGATAACGCACCAGCATTACTTACAGGAGCATATTTATAATCTGTCGTGGTTTGAGCTGGGGCAGCAGCTCTACCTCTCCTAGCAGCAGCATCTTCATATAATGATTGGGCTGAGGAACCTTCACTTCTAGAGCGTGGTTCTTCACTACCATTCTTCTGCTTCTTTCTATTTTTAGCATTGTCTAAAGCTGATTTCTTTCTTAACTTTTCTGCATCAAActctaattttaaaattctCTTATCTCTATAGTTATCAGATGCACCAATGATTGGTCTCGTCCATTCTGCTATTAGTTTTTCTGCTATTCTAGGTAATGGTGCTTCAACACGTTTTGATTTTGTATAAAAGATTACAACTCTACCAAGACCACTTTCCTTCAAATGTTCAGTCTTAATTggtaatttattcaatgcAGCAAATAAAGacttttgaatttcaaaGGATGGTAGAGATCCATCAGGTAGTGGTTCCAGCCATATTCTCACACtttgtaataaattattatccaAAATAGTATCAGCCAAATTAGCTTTTGATAGAATGCTAACAACTTTTGGTAATAGTTTAACTTTTTGTACAGCAATTAAACTCTTATCATTGgtttcaattcttttattcAATGTTTCAATATCCATCTGTGCAGCAATATTCATTTCATCTTTTAACCTTAAGATTTTTTCATCTAAATACTGTTCtaaatcatcttcatcttgtCTAGATCTTCTTACTTTTGGTTTCTTCAAAAGTTTATCTAGTTTGTCTTCTAATTCCTTACGTGTTCTCGTAGCCGAATCTAGTTCCGCatcatttgataaattaccACTGCCAGCAGTTACATTATTGCTACCTGGCATTTggttaattttattgatatcGACATCACTGTCATTATCAGAACCATCAACGTCGATATGTTTGCGCTTCCTCTCTACTCTAacattatcttcatcacCATCACGATTTTGCACAACAGCAGGTTGTTCGACATAAGTGGCACTTTCTACAGTCTCCATATTATAtatgattattttgaaactgCCAATAAAGACAAATATACACCTATGTTTTTCTTATGGCTCTTCTCTTGTAACAACTAAGTGTGGAAGCAAAACAGCAATTATAATCACAAGTAATACACTTATATAtgacaaatatatttaacttttAAATAAGTTTTACCTCTAACTTGTTCAATAGTTTATTACTTTtcgttatttttttcattttggtttcttattttatatacCGGCgttgaaattaatatcaaaaaataataaatattgtcACTTTTATCACCTTTTAGTATCAAACGAActattatataatgatataatgAAGAAGTCATGTTCAgtataatttgaaaagaagaacCTGTCATTTACATTTACAATTAGATTATTCAGctgttttttttgttaaatattGTACATAGATTTACAAGATAAAAACATCACAGACTCGAGAAAAATGTTTGGCTTACCACAAGGAGAACCTTCTGAAGAAGAGAAACAACTACACCAACAACAAACCAATGCCACTGTCAGAAATTCATTATGTGCAGCTGCATTACTATGGGTTTCACCAATGGTTTGGAATTTTGTCAAGAAACAATGGAAATAGTTCCATTGTAACGATGAAAGCGGTATGAAGAAGTGTTTTTAGCATATAGTAATTATTTTGTACTTAATTATATCAAtcatgtaaatatattattattaatagatAACTGTGGTCAATGTACCTTTAATTTTGTCTTCTTAAGTTAAAATGTTTAACTTTTAACTATATAGAATTAACTATCGAGATTAATTACATATTTGATTCTTAATTTTGCTTGAAAAGTACAACCTTGTTCtgaatgataataaaattgaaacaacTTATGTTTAAAGTAAAGCAAAGTAGATGgaatgaataaatatatttgaagcAATCGGATTTCGATATCAGTGTTAAAGGTAAATACTTTTGTTGTTTAGGGATTTTGATTATTACCATCACTTGTAATTACCACAGGTCGAAGATCAGAATCAGAGTATAGTAACTAAGTCGATGTTAAAGAAGTTTATACAGAACAATTGTTTGGTATTCAATTATCGATTAAGGTACAGAAAATTATCTTCTCAAAATGAACTATATGTAATGAGACATGTTACAAAGAGATTAAGTGAATTTGGTAAGCTGTTGTATGTTAAACCTAATTTTAAGACAGTGGAGTCTAGTATCGGTAATAAACCGAGCAGTATCGATGTAGTAATAGCAAGTTCGAATCTAGAATCTCTTTCTAGAgttcttttcaatataaagGCTATTCAATTACCTAATTTAGCTTCGGTTAAACCTATATCTCACCTGAATATTGAATCTGCAGATTGCGAGAATAAACAGTCATTGGCCGATTTAACCAATGATAACCATGAATATCTGGAATCAGTAGAGAATAGTCTACTAGAAGAATGGTCTAAGTACAGCTTTCCATCAGGAAATACTACTATGAGAAATTATGAAGCTTCAAACTCAATATGTGAAATAACACTAGATAAcacaatatatttcaattcatttcCTTCAAAGATTACCAAATTAGATTTAGAGGCGTCGAATAAAGAAACTGATAGTATTTCATTTAACAAATATAGAATTGACTATtttataaatcaaaatcGTTTTGAAAAGTTGCATGATCCCAGATTGCAGAAAGACTCTTATCAATCTTCATTAAAGGActcattaaaattattcccatatttatttaaagattatGAGACTCTACCAGGTTCTCTAAAAAAATGGATGAGTAGTATTGATCAAGAAGGACATGGTACTGAAATGTCAGATAGGGAGAAGCACTCTcttgatatattatttcatGGATTCAAATAATTGTCAACAAAAGAGACGGTTCTCTTTATCAGTACCCCTAGTCATCGTGTATAACTCTGGTTTTCACATAACCTTTATATCCACTAAcagtaaataataaataataaataatattccaGCAAATATATTCCCAATTCCTTCTTAAATAGATATGATATTCATGGTTTTTGAGATGTCCTCTTAAAATCTCAAACccttcaaaaataaaaatcatCAATTCGATTTTGTTTCAGGAAAAGATTAAATAGATCGTGTTTAAAGAACCCAATGATTTCTGAATAGTGAATTAAAGAGTAATCAATTAACCCAAATAATATCTCAGATATAACTGCTTTAAGGATacattattagaaaaataGTATTCCATGTCTAAACGGAAGCTTAACTTATTGAAACTTCCACTTCAATTGGAGGAGCACAATCAATATAGTTCAAGCTTAACAAATGAAGCACTATTCTCAAGAAACAATGCAATCAGAGAAATCAACTCTGTGTTGTTACATAAAACCCATCAATTATCAGTATGCGATTCGTTGATTAAATATGCAAGTGAATTGCTGACTTTATTGTCCAATGATGAATATAGAAATTCTCTATCGACAGAAGTTTCTGAACTAGTTAAAATAGAGCTAGTAATTACTGTTGTTAACGCAGCACATGTTTACAAGGAAATATCTATCGATACAATGCGTAGAGCTTACAGCTCAGAAGCAAAAGATGCCTTTTGGAGTACTAGCGGTGTTTACTTGACTTATGGCTTAGGGTTATTAGAATT comes from Tetrapisispora phaffii CBS 4417 chromosome 4, complete genome and encodes:
- the TPHA0D03120 gene encoding uncharacterized protein (similar to Saccharomyces cerevisiae YGR117C; ancestral locus Anc_3.466), producing MAAIENRTIDDYINLLIAKYLKAKGLDESLGVFAREMSLSRNLINSFDESNLENLFDIVSDRIQFNEYNVANSLKSLKLNEIVPQFSDKVIPYVPKWDFQDSDFILDCIDSSVDGLTILARFTSNAGELLLSTSQKKVLVAETSDNAIEKIGEFDSNKEQIGIVKICGYLASGKFYYSCGLDGKLSLYDNSRMHLSSSDWKLHSRIITYLDIIPREDSSSSWHVISCGFDNMLKLSILQRNNEGKYELRILSELKIASPVVTVKTTLIAIKDSFLTPMVFLARSDYTRIVAYSVINDKLALSYEIALNNTQFSTHSFNVRDFEVLNTKTVNGVNNVQTENSMLAICTSHTPYMRMILVKLPIEINEKEGIDQNSLTSTKTKVFYDKILFNMATEIEQDGYSQPIVKKMPNSNSIIIGTDNGIYASDIQNGETWFLDVPGNDVSKRIKSMDTNNEMSKLVVAYADKSINLYSITGK
- the RPS23B gene encoding 40S ribosomal protein uS12 (similar to Saccharomyces cerevisiae RPS23A (YGR118W) and RPS23B (YPR132W); ancestral locus Anc_3.467), yielding MGKGKPRGLNSARKLRIHRRNNRWAENNYKKRLLGTAFKSSPFGGSSHAKGIVLEKIGIESKQPNSAIRKCVRVQLIKNGKKVTAFVPNDGCLNFVDENDEVLLAGFGRKGKAKGDIPGVRFKVVKVSGVSLLALWKEKKEKPRS
- the SPN1 gene encoding transcription factor SPN1 (similar to Saccharomyces cerevisiae SPN1 (YPR133C); ancestral locus Anc_3.468), producing METVESATYVEQPAVVQNRDGDEDNVRVERKRKHIDVDGSDNDSDVDINKINQMPGSNNVTAGSGNLSNDAELDSATRTRKELEDKLDKLLKKPKVRRSRQDEDDLEQYLDEKILRLKDEMNIAAQMDIETLNKRIETNDKSLIAVQKVKLLPKVVSILSKANLADTILDNNLLQSVRIWLEPLPDGSLPSFEIQKSLFAALNKLPIKTEHLKESGLGRVVIFYTKSKRVEAPLPRIAEKLIAEWTRPIIGASDNYRDKRILKLEFDAEKLRKKSALDNAKNRKKQKNGSEEPRSRSEGSSAQSLYEDAAARRGRAAAPAQTTTDYKYAPVSNAGALSSNLRSNGVGSSLNNSETYKRLISRLNKSKKSK
- the TOM5 gene encoding Tom5p (similar to Saccharomyces cerevisiae TOM5 (YPR133W-A); ancestral locus Anc_3.469), with product MFGLPQGEPSEEEKQLHQQQTNATVRNSLCAAALLWVSPMVWNFVKKQWK
- the MSS18 gene encoding Mss18p (similar to Saccharomyces cerevisiae MSS18 (YPR134W); ancestral locus Anc_3.470), producing the protein MLKKFIQNNCLVFNYRLRYRKLSSQNELYVMRHVTKRLSEFGKLLYVKPNFKTVESSIGNKPSSIDVVIASSNLESLSRVLFNIKAIQLPNLASVKPISHLNIESADCENKQSLADLTNDNHEYLESVENSLLEEWSKYSFPSGNTTMRNYEASNSICEITLDNTIYFNSFPSKITKLDLEASNKETDSISFNKYRIDYFINQNRFEKLHDPRLQKDSYQSSLKDSLKLFPYLFKDYETLPGSLKKWMSSIDQEGHGTEMSDREKHSLDILFHGFK